From Etheostoma cragini isolate CJK2018 chromosome 1, CSU_Ecrag_1.0, whole genome shotgun sequence, a single genomic window includes:
- the slc17a6b gene encoding vesicular glutamate transporter 2.1, translated as MESVKTRAAAGVKEFAGKTLGHMHRLIERKQKTGEVIELTEDGRPREAVEKKPPLCDCNCFGLPRRYIIAIMSGLGFCISFGIRCNLGVAIVGMVNNSTIHQNGKIIIKEKAKFNWDPETVGLIHGSFFWGYIVTQIPGGYICSRLAANRVFGAAIVLTSILNMLIPSAAQVHFGCVIFVRILQGLVEGVTYPACHGIWSKWAPPLERSRLATLSFCGSYAGAVIAMPLAGILVQYSGWSSVFYIYGCFGLFWYLFWILVSYESPAVHPTITDDERCYIEESIGESAKLSGPSEKFKTPWRKFFTSMPVYAIIVANFCRSWTFYLLLISQPAYFEEVFGFEISKVGMLSALPHLVMTIIVPIGGQLADYLRSRNIMTTTTVRKIMNCGGFGMEATLLLVVGYSHSKGVAISFLVLAVGFSGFAISGFNVNHLDIAPRYASILMGISNGVGTLSGMVCPIIVGTMTKNKTREEWQYVFLIAAMVHYGGVIFYGIFASGEKQPWADPELTSEEKCGFIDEDELAEETGDITQSYGAFGGPPKSYGATTQVNGGWATGWEKTEEYVQEEAQAGGYGYKKDEGYS; from the exons ACTGATagagaggaaacagaaaacCGGGGAGGTGATCGAGCTGACGGAGGATGGGCGGCCCCGGGAGGCTGTGGAGAAGAAGCCCCCGCTGTGCGACTGCAACTGCTTCGGCCTGCCCCGCCGGTACATCATCGCCATCATGAGTGGCCTGGGCTTCTGCATCTCCTTCGGTATCCGGTGTAACCTGGGCGTGGCCATAGTGGGCATGGTCAACAACAGCACCATCCACCAGAACGGCAAGATCATCATCAAAGAG AAAGCCAAGTTCAACTGGGATCCAGAGACGGTGGGACTTATTCACGGATCTTTTTTTTGGGGCTACATCGTTACACAAATCCCGGGAGGATACATATGCTCCAGGCTGGCAGCAAACAG GGTATTTGGTGCAGCCATCGTGCTAACCTCGATTCTCAACATGTTGATTCCCTCGGCTGCCCAAGTCCACTTTGGGTGTGTCATCTTTGTCAGGATATTACAAGGGCTGGTGGAG GGAGTGACCTACCCGGCCTGTCATGGCATCTGGAGTAAGTGGGCTCCACCGCTGGAAAGGAGTCGCCTGGCCACCCTCTCATTCTGTG GCTCTTATGCTGGTGCTGTGATAGCGATGCCTCTGGCTGGAATCCTGGTCCAGTACTCAGGCTGGTCCTCTGTGTTCTATATCTATG GATGCTTTGGCTTGTTCTGGTATTTGTTCTGGATCCTTGTGTCTTATGAGAGCCCCGCCGTACATCCTACAATCACCGATGACGAACGCTGCTACATTGAGGAGAGCATTGGAGAGAGTGCCAAGCTATCGGGTCCTTCCGAG AAATTCAAGACCCCTTGGAGGAAGTTTTTTACTTCAATGCCCGTCTATGCAATCATCGTGGCCAACTTCTGCAGGAGCTGGACGTTTTACCTGTTGCTGATTAGCCAGCCTGCATACTTTGAGGAGGTCTTTGGCTTTGAGATAAGCAAG GTCGGCATGCTGTCTGCTCTGCCACATTTGGTGATGACCATCATTGTGCCCATCGGGGGCCAGCTGGCTGACTACCTACGCAGCAGAAACATCATGACGACTACCACTGTCAGGAAAATCATGAACTGTGGAG GATTTGGCATGGAGGCCACATTGCTTCTGGTGGTAGGATATTCCCACAGCAAAGGGGTGGCCATTTCCTTCCTGGTGCTGGCAGTGGGCTTCAGTGGATTTGCTATATCAG GCTTTAATGTCAATCACCTGGACATTGCTCCACGCTACGCCAGTATCCTAATGGGCATCTCCAATGGTGTGGGTACCCTTTCTGGGATGGTATGCCCAATAATTGTTGGTACTATGACAAAGAACAAG ACTCGAGAGGAGTGGCAGTATGTGTTCCTGATCGCCGCCATGGTGCATTATGGAGGAGTGATCTTCTATGGAATCTTTGCGTCGGGAGAAAAACAGCCGTGGGCCGACCCAGAACTGACCAGTGAGGAGAAGTGTGGCTTCATAGACGAGGACGAGTTGGCAGAAGAGACGGGTGATATCACTCAAAGTTATGGTGCCTTTGGAGGTCCGCCAAAGTCCTACGGTGCAACCACGCAGGTGAACGGAGGCTGGGCTACAGGTTGGGAGAAGACGGAGGAGTACGTCCAGGAGGAAGCCCAGGCAGGAGGCTATGGATACAAGAAGGATGAGGGATACTCCTAG